A single genomic interval of Arthrobacter methylotrophus harbors:
- a CDS encoding FadR/GntR family transcriptional regulator: protein MSLTPSHRPALAEEVTGQLRGMIQSGEWPLQEKIPAEPELMASLGVSRGTLREAIKALAHSGMLEVRRGDGTYVRATSEIFGAAQRMYKEHTQEHVVEVRVGLDTQAARLATKHATADDIAGMRALLQERNDAWLAADYPAWARADWDFHERVALASGNPLLHELYVSFGGVFHDDLLRQQRRSGFNGTPHEGHDELADAIEARDEAAAVASVYRNLDFAADWLTS, encoded by the coding sequence CGCCCTGGCCGAGGAAGTCACCGGGCAACTGCGGGGCATGATCCAGTCCGGAGAGTGGCCGCTGCAGGAGAAGATTCCGGCCGAGCCGGAACTCATGGCGTCGCTCGGAGTCTCGCGCGGCACCCTGCGCGAAGCCATCAAGGCCTTGGCACACAGCGGAATGCTTGAGGTTCGGCGCGGTGACGGAACGTATGTCCGGGCCACCAGCGAGATCTTCGGCGCGGCGCAGCGGATGTACAAGGAACACACGCAGGAGCACGTGGTCGAGGTCCGCGTGGGGCTCGACACCCAGGCCGCCCGACTGGCCACGAAGCACGCTACGGCCGACGATATCGCCGGCATGCGGGCCCTTCTCCAGGAACGCAACGACGCATGGCTCGCGGCCGACTACCCCGCGTGGGCCCGAGCGGACTGGGACTTCCACGAACGGGTGGCGCTGGCGTCCGGCAACCCTTTGCTGCACGAGTTGTACGTATCCTTCGGCGGGGTCTTCCATGACGATCTCCTTCGCCAGCAGCGCAGGTCCGGCTTCAACGGCACCCCCCACGAAGGCCACGACGAGCTCGCCGACGCCATCGAGGCGCGCGACGAGGCTGCCGCCGTCGCAAGCGTCTACCGCAACCTGGACTTCGCAGCGGACTGGCTCACCAGCTAA